One Cupriavidus necator N-1 DNA window includes the following coding sequences:
- a CDS encoding thiamine pyrophosphate-dependent enzyme codes for MTTPTSKTGIDRRKFVAELLKQFPDALVVTGLGSPSYDVFAAGDRPSNFYLWGAMGGSTSLALGLAIAQPDKTVIAITGDGEQLMGIGSLATAAAQKQNNLNIVVLDNGHFGETGMQQSHTSLGTNLAQVAKAVGVPTTLEISDISELEKLTQEIKKGHGITVAQVYISTEEPQRALPPRDGVYVKNRFREHLGFETF; via the coding sequence ATGACTACCCCGACTTCCAAGACCGGCATTGACCGCCGCAAGTTCGTCGCCGAACTCCTGAAGCAGTTTCCCGATGCGCTCGTCGTGACGGGTCTCGGCTCGCCTTCGTATGACGTCTTCGCCGCTGGCGACCGCCCGAGCAACTTCTACCTGTGGGGTGCAATGGGCGGCTCCACGTCGCTCGCGCTCGGCCTGGCCATTGCTCAGCCCGACAAGACCGTGATTGCGATTACCGGCGACGGCGAGCAGCTGATGGGTATCGGTAGCCTGGCCACTGCAGCCGCCCAAAAGCAGAACAACCTGAACATCGTGGTACTGGACAACGGTCACTTCGGTGAGACCGGGATGCAGCAGAGCCACACCAGCCTCGGCACCAACCTCGCCCAAGTGGCGAAGGCGGTCGGCGTACCGACGACGCTAGAGATCTCCGACATCAGCGAGCTCGAAAAGCTGACTCAAGAAATCAAGAAGGGCCACGGCATCACGGTGGCTCAGGTCTACATCTCGACCGAAGAGCCGCAGCGAGCCCTGCCTCCGCGCGATGGTGTGTACGTGAAGAACCGCTTCCGTGAGCACCTCGGATTCGAAACCTTCTAA
- a CDS encoding succinylglutamate desuccinylase/aspartoacylase family protein, whose product MAKSKISLDVDLDASGKVAGYAKLPYSVNRSAYGSLPIPIVSIRGRPGPTVLLMAGTHGDEFEGQVTLTRLAQELDANDLVGHLIIVPMANYPAARAGQRVSPIDQGNLNRLYPGDPDGTPSEMIAHFIETELMTRADFIFDLHSGGASLNYLPATTSVMSTGAVSEEERRAHMMAFGAPYGLMLSSAPGAGSSSEAAARRGIPRLGTELGGRAWIHPAYSELCEDGVRRVLGRLGVIEAGELPPPAAVEFLSVDRECYVYATAAGIFDGAVTLGSEVKQGECAGKIHFPETPLRKPESVYFSADGIVVCERALAMCEIGDCLYHLGKPL is encoded by the coding sequence ATGGCAAAAAGTAAGATTTCTTTGGACGTCGACCTCGATGCGTCGGGGAAAGTCGCCGGCTACGCAAAGCTTCCGTACTCGGTAAACAGGTCAGCCTACGGCTCACTGCCGATTCCGATTGTCAGTATTAGAGGTCGACCCGGACCAACGGTGCTGCTTATGGCTGGGACACACGGAGATGAGTTCGAGGGTCAGGTGACCCTGACACGTCTGGCGCAAGAGCTGGATGCGAACGACTTGGTCGGCCATCTCATCATCGTTCCGATGGCGAACTATCCCGCCGCTAGGGCAGGGCAACGCGTCTCACCAATAGACCAGGGAAACCTGAATCGCCTATATCCGGGCGACCCTGATGGCACTCCGTCCGAAATGATTGCCCATTTCATCGAAACGGAGCTAATGACGCGTGCCGACTTCATATTCGATCTCCATAGCGGCGGCGCGTCTTTGAACTACTTGCCCGCGACCACATCAGTCATGTCGACAGGTGCGGTGTCAGAGGAGGAGCGCAGAGCTCATATGATGGCATTCGGGGCGCCTTATGGCTTGATGTTATCTTCCGCTCCAGGAGCGGGGAGTTCGTCCGAGGCCGCGGCGCGCCGGGGTATTCCCCGCCTAGGCACCGAGTTGGGTGGGCGCGCATGGATTCACCCTGCCTACAGCGAGCTGTGTGAGGATGGGGTACGGCGAGTTCTCGGCCGATTGGGAGTGATTGAGGCTGGCGAACTGCCACCACCTGCGGCTGTCGAGTTCCTATCAGTGGACCGTGAGTGCTACGTGTATGCCACTGCCGCGGGAATATTCGATGGCGCAGTCACTCTTGGCAGCGAAGTGAAGCAGGGCGAATGCGCAGGTAAAATTCATTTTCCCGAGACGCCGCTAAGAAAGCCTGAGTCCGTATATTTCTCCGCAGACGGGATTGTGGTCTGCGAGCGCGCGCTCGCGATGTGTGAGATCGGCGACTGTCTCTATCATCTCGGAAAACCGCTGTAG
- a CDS encoding LysR family transcriptional regulator translates to MDTLQLQSFVMVVEMGSLSDAARKLGVTPAAVGARIKALEQELGVPLVKRTGRFVKPTLAGTNILERSRSALRDLRDLRTAANSGASTSELRLGVFPTAMTSLLPPVLKRLYTKQPDLKILVTSGTSIELCRKVDDGTLDAAIVVEPQFLLPKSCDWRVLVEEPLVLAVPRELASGDAHEILRTQPFIRYDRTLLGGQLAERYLQEHSIDPHERLELDSVLAIAALVDQRLGVALLPDWAPLWGMGMDIARIDLPHRPPTRRVGLIWAVHGSRVPLAQAFFAEAKAVFSEPSERRPSKSNRPH, encoded by the coding sequence ATGGACACACTTCAGCTGCAAAGCTTCGTGATGGTGGTGGAAATGGGTTCGCTCTCGGATGCCGCGAGAAAGTTAGGAGTAACGCCCGCTGCAGTCGGCGCTCGTATCAAGGCCCTTGAGCAAGAATTGGGTGTCCCGCTGGTCAAGCGCACTGGCCGATTCGTGAAACCGACTCTCGCGGGCACCAACATTCTGGAGCGCAGCCGCAGCGCGCTCCGAGACTTGCGTGACCTGCGCACAGCGGCAAATAGCGGCGCGTCAACAAGCGAACTTCGGCTTGGTGTGTTTCCCACCGCCATGACGAGCCTGCTGCCACCGGTTCTGAAGCGCCTTTATACCAAGCAGCCGGACCTCAAAATCCTAGTCACATCAGGAACGTCTATAGAACTCTGCCGGAAGGTGGATGATGGTACTTTGGACGCCGCGATTGTAGTTGAACCGCAGTTCTTGCTTCCAAAATCCTGCGATTGGCGTGTATTGGTTGAAGAACCGCTGGTCCTCGCAGTGCCCCGAGAGCTAGCCAGCGGTGATGCGCACGAGATTCTACGGACGCAGCCCTTCATCCGCTATGACAGGACACTCCTCGGCGGACAACTGGCCGAACGATATCTCCAGGAACACTCCATCGACCCTCACGAGCGATTGGAACTCGACAGCGTTCTCGCTATTGCGGCGCTAGTGGACCAAAGGCTTGGCGTCGCACTTCTCCCGGACTGGGCGCCGCTTTGGGGAATGGGAATGGATATCGCCCGGATTGACCTGCCCCACCGTCCTCCGACGCGACGAGTCGGCTTAATTTGGGCTGTTCATGGATCCCGCGTTCCCTTGGCACAGGCATTCTTCGCAGAAGCCAAGGCAGTCTTTAGCGAACCGAGTGAGCGTCGGCCAAGCAAGTCAAACCGCCCTCACTGA
- a CDS encoding alpha/beta hydrolase produces MSFPIASKRTLVEGHVGNIELLVDTPQSTVRGIAVVAHPHPLQGGSAEHKVPHVFAKTLTARGFVAVRPNFRGVGGTEGVHDAGVGEATDLLGVVSLYRQAHPGLPLVLAGFSFGAYVIARVAELLRSQGAETPFVVLAGAPWAVVEGQRSYDTPNVPATSLVIHGERDERVLLSAVLDWARPQGLPVVVIPSANHFFTGKLGALARLVGAYVDHVPHLM; encoded by the coding sequence ATGAGTTTCCCCATCGCTTCCAAGAGAACCCTGGTCGAAGGCCACGTCGGCAATATCGAGCTTCTTGTTGACACGCCACAGTCAACGGTTCGCGGCATTGCTGTAGTTGCGCACCCACATCCCCTGCAGGGCGGGTCGGCTGAGCACAAGGTGCCTCATGTCTTTGCGAAGACGCTCACCGCGCGCGGGTTTGTGGCAGTCCGGCCTAACTTTCGTGGGGTGGGGGGAACGGAGGGAGTCCACGATGCGGGAGTCGGCGAGGCAACCGACTTATTGGGAGTGGTGTCGCTGTACCGACAGGCACACCCCGGCTTGCCCCTAGTTCTTGCAGGCTTCTCATTTGGTGCTTATGTGATAGCTCGAGTGGCAGAGTTGCTTCGAAGTCAAGGAGCCGAGACACCCTTCGTAGTCCTGGCAGGAGCTCCGTGGGCTGTTGTCGAAGGGCAGCGTTCGTATGACACTCCGAACGTTCCTGCTACGAGCCTAGTCATTCACGGCGAACGTGACGAACGTGTGCTCCTTAGCGCCGTTCTTGACTGGGCCAGGCCGCAAGGGCTGCCTGTCGTGGTGATCCCCTCTGCAAACCACTTCTTCACCGGAAAGCTAGGCGCTCTGGCGCGCCTAGTGGGAGCCTACGTGGACCACGTTCCACACTTGATGTAG
- a CDS encoding CaiB/BaiF CoA transferase family protein: MRPLDGITVVSLEHAIAAPFCSRQLADLGARVIKIERPKVGDFARGYDERVDGMSSHFAWTNRSKESLALDLKHAEAPAILQKILDQADVLIQNLAPGAADRLGLSYEALSQRYPGIIVCDISGYGNDGPYRDKKAYDLLIQAESGFVSITGTPDTPSKAGCSIADIAAGMYAYTNILAALLQRGKTGKGAHIDVSMLESMAEWMSFPMYYAFDGAGPPPRAGASHATIFPYGPFTAGDGKTIILGLQNEREWEAFCRVVLERPELAKDERFVANSLRSQNRDELRRLIIESFSPLTIEQVVERLERAQIANARVNEMQDVWNHPQLKARERWTSVSSPVGVIPALLPPGVSNAFEPRMDAIPALGEHSESILRGLGYVSQDIERLRAEGAL; the protein is encoded by the coding sequence ATGCGCCCCCTTGATGGCATCACTGTAGTCTCGCTGGAACATGCAATTGCTGCCCCGTTCTGCTCTCGTCAACTGGCGGACCTGGGCGCGAGAGTCATCAAGATTGAGCGCCCGAAGGTGGGTGATTTTGCGCGAGGCTATGACGAGCGTGTCGACGGCATGTCGTCGCATTTCGCGTGGACCAATCGGTCGAAGGAAAGCCTTGCACTCGACCTCAAGCATGCTGAGGCCCCGGCAATTCTTCAGAAAATTCTGGACCAGGCCGATGTCCTGATACAAAACCTGGCACCCGGTGCAGCCGACCGCCTGGGGCTGTCGTATGAAGCGCTCTCCCAACGCTACCCCGGCATCATTGTTTGCGACATCTCTGGCTATGGCAACGATGGCCCCTATCGTGACAAGAAAGCTTACGACCTGCTGATTCAAGCAGAGTCGGGCTTCGTCTCCATCACTGGTACGCCGGATACTCCTTCCAAAGCAGGGTGCTCGATTGCCGACATCGCGGCGGGTATGTACGCGTACACAAACATTCTGGCAGCGCTGCTGCAGCGTGGCAAGACGGGGAAGGGCGCGCATATCGATGTGTCGATGCTGGAAAGCATGGCCGAATGGATGAGCTTCCCGATGTATTACGCATTCGACGGCGCTGGGCCGCCGCCGCGCGCTGGCGCCTCGCACGCCACTATTTTCCCTTATGGTCCGTTCACCGCGGGCGACGGAAAGACCATCATCCTTGGCCTGCAAAACGAGCGGGAATGGGAGGCCTTTTGCCGCGTGGTGCTGGAGCGTCCCGAACTTGCAAAGGACGAACGGTTCGTCGCCAACTCTCTGCGCAGTCAGAACCGGGACGAACTGAGGCGGCTGATTATCGAATCGTTCTCGCCGCTGACTATCGAGCAGGTCGTCGAACGACTTGAGCGCGCCCAGATCGCAAACGCCCGCGTCAACGAGATGCAAGATGTGTGGAACCATCCGCAACTCAAGGCGCGTGAACGTTGGACGTCGGTCAGTTCTCCGGTTGGCGTCATCCCCGCGTTGTTGCCGCCCGGCGTCTCCAATGCATTTGAGCCGCGCATGGATGCCATCCCGGCCCTGGGAGAACACAGCGAAAGCATTCTCCGCGGTCTTGGCTATGTCAGCCAGGACATTGAGCGTCTTCGTGCAGAAGGCGCGCTGTAA
- a CDS encoding aldehyde dehydrogenase, which yields MKQYPMFIDGAFGNAADGRWFETQNPYTGKPWAEVARGGEADVDRAVKAADRAFRSGPWADMTATQRGALLRKLGDLIAANADRLAAFEVQDNGKLLAEMSAQLKYLPQWFYYFGGLADKVEGSVIPLDKKGYFNYTRREPLGVVAAITPWNSPLMLLAWKIAPALAAGCTVVVKPSEFTSVSALELAVLFQDAGFPPGVFNVVTGFGGEVGSPLVTHPLAKKVTFTGSDATGRVINQQCAAQFKHVSLELGGKSPNIVFNDANLDDAVNGAVSGIFAASGQTCIAGSRLLLQEDIHDAFVEKLLALARTAKLGNPMEASTQVGPITTPAQYEKVLSYIEIAQGEGAKLLLGGKPASCGEWFVEPTIFSDVTPKMRIAQEEVFGPVLSILKFKDEDEAIAMANDSCYGLGAGVWTGDIGRAFRMSERIQAGTVWVNTYRAVSFMSPFGGYKDSGLGRENGMAAIESYLQTKSVWVNTGAPTGNPFTIR from the coding sequence ATGAAGCAGTATCCAATGTTCATCGACGGGGCCTTCGGCAATGCAGCCGACGGTCGTTGGTTTGAAACCCAAAATCCCTACACGGGCAAGCCTTGGGCCGAAGTGGCTCGGGGCGGTGAAGCCGACGTCGACCGTGCAGTGAAGGCTGCTGATCGGGCCTTCCGTTCGGGACCCTGGGCCGACATGACAGCGACCCAGCGTGGCGCCTTGCTGCGAAAACTTGGCGACCTCATTGCCGCGAACGCCGACCGGCTCGCCGCGTTCGAAGTGCAGGACAACGGCAAGCTCTTGGCGGAAATGAGCGCACAGCTTAAGTATCTGCCGCAGTGGTTCTATTACTTCGGAGGCTTGGCAGACAAGGTTGAAGGGTCGGTCATTCCGCTGGACAAGAAGGGATACTTCAACTACACGCGACGCGAGCCCTTGGGTGTAGTCGCTGCCATCACCCCGTGGAACTCGCCGCTCATGCTGCTGGCATGGAAGATTGCTCCGGCCCTGGCTGCAGGCTGCACGGTGGTCGTGAAACCTTCGGAGTTCACCTCGGTCTCGGCGCTGGAACTGGCGGTCCTGTTCCAAGACGCAGGCTTCCCGCCGGGCGTCTTCAACGTCGTGACGGGCTTCGGCGGAGAGGTTGGTTCTCCTCTAGTGACGCATCCGCTGGCAAAGAAGGTCACGTTTACGGGCTCCGATGCAACTGGCCGAGTTATCAACCAGCAGTGCGCTGCGCAGTTCAAACACGTCAGCTTGGAACTCGGCGGAAAGTCGCCGAATATCGTGTTCAATGACGCGAACCTGGATGACGCGGTCAACGGAGCCGTATCCGGCATCTTTGCGGCCAGCGGCCAGACCTGTATTGCAGGCTCCCGCCTTCTGTTGCAGGAAGACATTCACGACGCTTTCGTGGAAAAGCTGCTTGCTCTGGCTCGCACGGCGAAGCTTGGCAATCCGATGGAGGCTTCTACGCAGGTTGGACCCATTACCACACCTGCTCAGTACGAGAAGGTACTGTCGTACATTGAGATTGCGCAAGGCGAAGGAGCGAAGCTGCTGCTCGGCGGTAAGCCAGCTAGTTGCGGCGAATGGTTTGTCGAGCCGACCATCTTTTCGGACGTTACGCCGAAGATGCGCATCGCCCAGGAAGAAGTATTCGGCCCGGTCTTATCAATCTTGAAGTTCAAGGACGAGGACGAAGCCATCGCAATGGCCAACGACAGCTGCTATGGACTTGGTGCGGGCGTCTGGACCGGAGACATTGGGCGCGCGTTCCGGATGTCCGAGCGCATTCAAGCGGGTACGGTCTGGGTCAACACGTATCGAGCTGTCAGCTTCATGTCGCCGTTCGGTGGCTACAAGGACTCCGGTCTTGGTCGCGAAAATGGTATGGCTGCTATCGAGTCGTACCTGCAGACGAAAAGCGTTTGGGTCAATACGGGCGCGCCGACAGGCAATCCGTTCACTATTCGGTAA
- a CDS encoding Bug family tripartite tricarboxylate transporter substrate binding protein, which translates to MRKTLFRRNLGTVMVVGLTFAANAYAAYPEKPIRLVVPFPPGGATDVIGRIIANKLGTELGQQVIVENRAGATGTIGAEAAAKAPADGYTLLMGTLTTYSTMAILEKGQLRYDLLKDFTPIMVVGSVPLVVVVSQKVQAKSLKELIDFAKDNPNKISFASSGPSSVQRMAAEMLQKEANIHLLHVPYKGSGPAMTDLVGGQVDMMIETVPAAQSFVKSGKLRALAVTVPTRVSMLPDTPTAKEAGLDTLDVSSMFGVLAPAATPAPVVERLNSALAKVLGSVEVQSQLQKQGVYAQTPSSPSQSAAQLRGEHVRWEKLIKDARITADN; encoded by the coding sequence ATGCGAAAGACTCTCTTCCGCCGGAACCTTGGAACGGTCATGGTCGTTGGCCTGACGTTCGCTGCTAACGCTTATGCGGCATATCCGGAGAAGCCCATACGACTCGTTGTACCGTTTCCTCCAGGCGGTGCGACAGACGTTATCGGACGAATCATTGCCAATAAGCTCGGCACGGAGCTAGGTCAACAGGTCATCGTGGAGAATCGGGCTGGAGCGACTGGGACTATAGGTGCCGAAGCTGCGGCCAAGGCACCCGCCGACGGTTACACGCTTCTCATGGGCACGCTGACGACCTACTCGACCATGGCGATTCTCGAGAAGGGACAGCTGCGATATGACTTACTGAAGGATTTTACTCCGATCATGGTCGTCGGTTCGGTCCCGCTTGTGGTCGTTGTTAGTCAGAAAGTGCAAGCAAAGAGCCTCAAGGAGCTAATCGATTTTGCAAAGGACAATCCGAATAAGATTTCCTTTGCTTCGTCGGGCCCCAGTTCCGTGCAGCGAATGGCAGCAGAGATGCTGCAAAAGGAAGCAAATATTCACCTGCTTCATGTTCCCTACAAAGGGAGCGGTCCCGCCATGACCGATTTGGTTGGGGGGCAAGTTGACATGATGATTGAGACAGTCCCCGCCGCCCAGTCCTTCGTGAAAAGCGGGAAGTTGCGTGCACTCGCCGTAACCGTTCCGACTCGCGTGTCAATGCTGCCAGACACGCCGACGGCAAAGGAAGCTGGCCTCGACACATTGGATGTCAGTTCCATGTTCGGCGTGCTGGCCCCCGCGGCAACGCCCGCCCCCGTTGTCGAGCGCCTCAATAGCGCACTTGCTAAGGTGCTCGGCAGCGTGGAGGTTCAGAGTCAACTGCAAAAGCAAGGCGTTTATGCACAGACGCCGTCCAGTCCGAGCCAATCTGCTGCGCAGCTTCGAGGTGAACATGTCCGGTGGGAAAAGCTCATCAAGGACGCCCGTATCACTGCAGACAACTAG
- a CDS encoding thiamine pyrophosphate-binding protein translates to MTSSNSEPLAWQEAIFQALKENNVQQVAYVPDAGHSHVIKRAKADPEIRDVVLTTEEEGVAVVSGAWLGGQRAVLLMQSSGVGNCVNMFSLLDSCKFPFFTLVTMRGEYAEFNPWQNSMGLATQRALELMGITVYRVNSPDEAAELIDAGLCSAFDAGNRVAVLLSQSLIGRKKWIR, encoded by the coding sequence ATGACCAGTTCCAACTCTGAGCCACTTGCGTGGCAAGAGGCCATCTTCCAGGCCCTCAAGGAAAACAATGTTCAACAGGTGGCGTACGTCCCGGACGCCGGCCATTCCCACGTCATCAAGCGCGCAAAAGCGGACCCGGAAATCCGGGACGTTGTGCTTACCACCGAGGAAGAAGGTGTTGCTGTAGTGAGCGGCGCCTGGCTCGGCGGGCAGCGAGCAGTGCTGCTGATGCAGAGCAGCGGCGTAGGCAACTGCGTCAACATGTTCTCGCTGCTGGATAGTTGCAAGTTCCCCTTCTTCACGCTGGTGACCATGCGGGGTGAATACGCTGAGTTCAATCCCTGGCAAAACTCGATGGGATTGGCGACGCAGCGGGCACTGGAATTGATGGGCATCACGGTGTACCGCGTGAATTCCCCGGATGAAGCTGCTGAACTTATTGACGCTGGCCTGTGTTCCGCCTTCGACGCCGGCAACCGTGTTGCTGTCCTCCTGTCCCAGAGCCTGATTGGCCGCAAAAAGTGGATTCGCTGA
- a CDS encoding LysR family transcriptional regulator, with amino-acid sequence MDIKQLRVLLAVAETGSATRAADLLRIVQPAVSRHVRLLEEELGVELFERERHGMVLTEAGRTLVEYGRRALQELDRAKAEITPTTGVLTGTVAIGLLPSTCELLAAELVATVKSKHPQIVVRLNVGYAGNVLQWLEAGDIEIALLYGTKASSTLHVEALLDEQLYLIGPPGSLEPGSEQSVDNMRDLQFVLPNAPHGLRSVVDHAWAVAGISPTVGVETNSLSVQKALVSKGFGHTVLPSSAVSEEMEKGTLSGAPIISPNLSRRIVLAQAAGRRLSPASSAVATELVALIRRLVLDGAWPGASWVGT; translated from the coding sequence ATGGATATCAAGCAACTTCGCGTTCTCTTGGCAGTCGCCGAGACAGGTAGCGCTACCCGAGCTGCCGACCTTCTGCGCATCGTGCAGCCGGCGGTATCCCGACATGTACGACTGCTCGAGGAAGAGCTTGGCGTAGAGCTTTTCGAGCGTGAACGACATGGCATGGTCTTAACCGAAGCCGGCCGCACCCTGGTCGAATATGGGCGACGGGCACTTCAGGAGCTTGACCGAGCGAAGGCTGAGATCACGCCCACAACAGGAGTCCTCACTGGTACTGTTGCGATTGGCCTATTGCCGAGCACGTGTGAGTTGCTGGCCGCCGAACTGGTTGCTACCGTGAAGTCCAAGCATCCACAGATTGTGGTTCGACTCAATGTGGGCTATGCAGGCAATGTGCTCCAGTGGCTTGAAGCTGGCGATATCGAGATTGCGCTGCTGTATGGCACGAAGGCGTCAAGCACCCTTCATGTGGAGGCGCTGCTGGACGAACAACTCTACCTGATTGGCCCACCTGGTTCGCTTGAGCCAGGCTCCGAGCAATCTGTCGATAACATGCGCGACCTCCAGTTCGTGCTTCCTAATGCGCCTCACGGCCTTCGTAGCGTCGTTGACCATGCTTGGGCCGTTGCGGGCATCAGCCCGACGGTCGGGGTGGAAACCAACTCTCTGAGCGTTCAGAAAGCTTTGGTTTCAAAGGGCTTCGGGCATACGGTCCTCCCGAGCTCCGCAGTCTCGGAGGAAATGGAAAAAGGCACGCTTTCCGGCGCGCCGATCATCTCCCCCAACCTTTCTCGGCGCATTGTGCTGGCGCAGGCAGCAGGCCGCCGCCTGTCACCGGCATCCAGCGCCGTGGCAACTGAACTCGTCGCGCTGATTAGACGCTTGGTTCTCGATGGAGCATGGCCCGGTGCCTCATGGGTCGGTACTTAA
- a CDS encoding LysR substrate-binding domain-containing protein translates to MHFDFADLRLFARIAEEENLSRGAKKAFLSPAAASARLKALEEQLGTRLFYRESKGLALTPAGGRLLRHARVIERQFEHVRSEFEEFSKESVGHIRIFANTTAVTEFMPEVLSRFLAERHAVTVDLQERLTRDIIRGVLDGSADLGIISGPTNSEGLEVIHFSTDKLVLVTPVGHPLTLKKGVCFDDTLDYEHVSLHEGSTLHAFLTDLVRDQRRKLQIRIQIRSFEAACRMIEAGVGVGILPLSAALRHRRTMKLAIMELPEPWAIRERTVIVRELEGLPSCAKALIDALIEAAETAGGSPDDAAERGLL, encoded by the coding sequence ATGCATTTCGATTTCGCTGACCTGAGGCTCTTTGCCCGTATCGCCGAAGAGGAGAACCTGTCTCGCGGAGCAAAAAAGGCCTTCCTTTCTCCGGCAGCGGCTAGCGCAAGGCTCAAGGCGCTGGAGGAGCAGCTAGGAACACGGCTCTTCTATCGGGAAAGCAAAGGCTTGGCATTGACACCAGCCGGTGGGCGGTTGCTGCGGCATGCCCGAGTTATCGAGCGTCAGTTCGAGCATGTCCGAAGCGAATTCGAAGAGTTCTCGAAAGAGTCAGTCGGTCATATCCGAATTTTCGCCAATACAACTGCGGTAACGGAGTTCATGCCAGAGGTCCTGTCACGTTTTCTGGCAGAGCGGCACGCTGTGACTGTAGACCTGCAGGAGCGCTTGACACGCGACATCATTCGTGGGGTGCTCGATGGCAGCGCCGATCTGGGCATCATTTCTGGACCAACCAACTCCGAGGGGCTCGAAGTCATCCATTTCAGCACCGACAAGCTCGTACTAGTAACGCCGGTCGGTCACCCCCTCACGCTCAAGAAAGGCGTCTGCTTCGATGACACCCTTGACTATGAACATGTCAGTCTTCACGAAGGTAGTACACTGCATGCCTTCCTTACTGACCTCGTGCGTGACCAGCGGCGCAAGCTACAGATTCGAATCCAGATCAGAAGCTTCGAAGCAGCTTGCCGAATGATTGAGGCTGGCGTGGGCGTCGGCATCTTGCCGCTGTCGGCCGCTCTCCGGCACCGTCGGACCATGAAGCTCGCAATTATGGAGTTGCCCGAACCGTGGGCAATTCGCGAGCGGACAGTCATTGTGCGAGAGCTGGAGGGACTTCCCAGTTGCGCAAAGGCTCTTATCGACGCCCTTATCGAAGCTGCAGAGACTGCTGGCGGTAGCCCAGATGACGCTGCGGAACGAGGCTTACTGTAG
- a CDS encoding aspartate dehydrogenase domain-containing protein produces MKVGFIGAGRIARSVADALIVAGHDVAFVLSRNSQKAKERFPETSCISSMDELDASDIRLVIEAASAEAIREHGPKVLERFDFAILSTTALSTPAIETSLTEAAQEHRTRLHLLTGGIVGLDGLSAVRSSLEAVEIETVKTPAAWGIEPHEGRKVLFDGSTREACEAFPRNVNVHASVAHASLGFDQCRSRLISDPSTPALTQNLRVAGPDFGWTIQLHSQSIGGVTGSLTPRSVVGNTLRLLDAL; encoded by the coding sequence ATGAAAGTAGGATTTATTGGCGCGGGACGCATCGCTCGTTCCGTAGCGGATGCCCTTATTGTCGCGGGGCATGACGTTGCCTTCGTTCTTTCCAGGAACTCGCAGAAGGCGAAGGAAAGATTTCCGGAGACGAGCTGCATTTCATCGATGGACGAACTGGATGCCTCGGACATCAGGCTCGTCATCGAAGCCGCATCCGCAGAAGCGATTCGCGAGCATGGCCCGAAAGTCCTGGAAAGATTCGACTTCGCAATTCTTTCTACGACAGCTTTGTCGACGCCTGCGATTGAGACCTCTCTAACCGAGGCGGCTCAGGAACATCGCACGCGTTTGCATCTCCTGACTGGCGGCATTGTGGGCCTCGATGGACTTTCCGCCGTTCGGTCAAGTCTGGAGGCAGTAGAAATTGAGACGGTAAAAACGCCGGCAGCCTGGGGAATAGAGCCTCACGAAGGTCGGAAAGTCCTTTTTGATGGTTCCACCAGGGAGGCGTGCGAAGCCTTTCCGCGTAACGTGAACGTGCATGCCAGCGTCGCTCATGCCTCCTTAGGTTTTGACCAATGCCGTAGCCGTTTGATATCGGACCCTAGCACCCCGGCCTTGACGCAAAACCTACGTGTGGCGGGGCCCGACTTCGGATGGACGATTCAGCTTCATTCGCAGTCAATCGGGGGAGTCACCGGCTCGCTCACTCCTCGGTCTGTCGTGGGAAATACGCTTCGATTGCTTGATGCACTGTAA